A portion of the uncultured Bacteroides sp. genome contains these proteins:
- a CDS encoding helix-turn-helix domain-containing protein, with amino-acid sequence MYVKKNPMDYSDCSVRIAIDILSTSWNAWLILEINKGVVRPCDLQRSISVAPKRVLTKQLGELEKMGILQKKVYPVLPLKVEYSLTEAGKDLIPIIDSLGQWGDKYKENFLKRTEVDK; translated from the coding sequence ATGTATGTGAAGAAAAATCCAATGGATTACTCCGATTGTTCCGTACGTATAGCGATTGATATTTTATCGACAAGCTGGAATGCTTGGCTGATATTGGAAATAAACAAAGGAGTTGTTCGACCGTGTGATTTACAACGTAGTATTAGTGTTGCTCCAAAACGTGTATTGACAAAGCAATTGGGCGAATTGGAGAAAATGGGTATCTTGCAAAAGAAAGTGTATCCCGTATTACCATTAAAAGTAGAGTATTCTCTGACAGAGGCAGGTAAAGACTTAATTCCAATCATTGATAGTTTAGGGCAATGGGGGGATAAGTACAAGGAGAATTTTTTGAAGAGAACAGAAGTTGATAAATGA
- a CDS encoding ATP-binding protein, producing MVEITNFIRKYNYWDGNLVASGYRRMLYTDKIGQYIGNKSVKVLVGQRRAGKSYILRQIASKLITQGVKSENILYINKEYMEFITLRSAIELEELYKAYRQELKPQGKVYLFIDEIQYIDQWERFVNSHSQDFAEPCELFISGSNSNLLSGELATLLSGRYVEFEVFPFSYTEYCGITEQEIGSNSYKKYLQSGALPELFNLPNDEMKQNYVSSIKDTVMLRDIVGRYKVKVVKLLDDLFVYLVNSAASIVSVTNIINFFASKKRKTNYETLSTYITYLENSFLVHRAERYNIKGKDTISGNCKFYLNDLSYRNYLYSGYGYGLGYLLENAVYLSLRRAGYQVYVGSIKDAEVDFVAIKGDKKLYLQVTLQLTEEQTLEREYRSLKLIDDNFDKYVVSMDDYKIPTNEGIEHISAWNLDDILKK from the coding sequence ATGGTTGAAATAACCAACTTCATAAGAAAGTATAATTACTGGGATGGCAACCTTGTTGCTTCTGGTTACAGACGTATGCTTTATACCGACAAAATTGGGCAATATATTGGCAATAAATCAGTCAAAGTATTGGTCGGGCAACGCCGGGCAGGCAAGAGCTATATTTTGCGTCAAATAGCATCTAAATTAATCACTCAAGGAGTTAAGAGTGAGAATATACTCTACATAAATAAAGAGTATATGGAGTTTATAACGCTACGAAGTGCCATTGAGTTAGAGGAGCTATACAAGGCGTATCGTCAGGAATTAAAGCCGCAAGGCAAAGTCTATCTTTTTATCGATGAAATACAGTATATTGATCAGTGGGAACGATTTGTGAACTCCCATTCTCAAGATTTTGCCGAGCCTTGCGAACTGTTCATCAGTGGCTCAAACTCCAATCTACTATCGGGTGAATTGGCAACTCTTTTGTCTGGTCGTTATGTCGAGTTTGAGGTATTCCCGTTTAGCTATACGGAGTATTGCGGAATAACGGAGCAAGAAATAGGCAGTAATAGTTATAAGAAATATCTTCAAAGCGGAGCTTTGCCTGAACTCTTCAACTTGCCCAACGATGAGATGAAACAGAACTATGTATCTTCAATTAAAGATACTGTTATGTTGCGAGACATAGTAGGTAGATACAAGGTTAAAGTTGTTAAATTATTGGATGACCTGTTTGTCTATTTAGTAAACAGTGCTGCAAGTATCGTGTCGGTAACAAACATCATAAATTTCTTTGCATCAAAAAAAAGAAAGACCAACTACGAGACATTATCGACATATATAACTTATCTTGAAAACTCTTTTTTAGTCCATCGTGCAGAGAGATATAACATCAAGGGCAAGGATACCATTTCAGGCAACTGCAAATTCTACTTGAATGATTTGAGCTATCGCAACTATCTTTATTCGGGGTATGGCTATGGTCTTGGTTACCTCTTGGAGAACGCTGTTTATTTGAGTTTGAGGCGTGCAGGTTATCAAGTTTATGTAGGATCAATCAAAGATGCAGAGGTTGATTTCGTCGCTATAAAAGGCGACAAGAAACTATACTTACAAGTTACGCTTCAATTGACAGAAGAGCAGACACTCGAAAGAGAGTATCGTTCATTAAAGCTCATAGATGATAATTTCGATAAATATGTGGTGAGTATGGACGACTATAAAATCCCCACTAACGAGGGTATTGAACATATTTCAGCGTGGAATTTAGACGATATTTTAAAGAAATAA
- a CDS encoding glycoside hydrolase family 3 N-terminal domain-containing protein yields the protein MIIKRIIFFLALIATTACSMQAAVVAIAKDSLIERKVESIISKMTLDEKIGQMTELAIDVLGDVVNGEFKLNDAKLRKAIAEFKVGSFLNAPGPVAQSKEKWQEIIGRIQAMSMKEIGIPCIYGLDQNHGTTYTLGGTLFPQNINIGASFNSELAYESARVTAYETRASDCPWTYSPTVDMARDPRWSRVWENYGEDCLVNSIMGGSAIRGFQGNDPNHIPADRIATSVKHYLGYSMARTGKDRTPAYISISDLREKCFAPFKECVEAGALTVMVNSGSINGVPVHANYELLTQWLKTDLEWDGMLITDWADINNLYTREHIAANKKEAIQIAINAGIDMAMEPYDLNYCSLLKELVQENKVPMSRIDDAVRRVLRLKFRLGLFERPNTQSAKYPLFGSSKHAELALHVAEESEILLKNKDNILPLTQGKKLLVTGPNANSMRCLNGGWSYTWQGDLADRFAGKYNTIYEALCNKFGSGNVCLEQGVTYKPEGKYTEENEPEIEKAVNAARNVDIIIACIGENSYCETPGNLSDLAISANQSKLVKALAATGKPVILILNGGRPRIINDIESLANGIINILLPGNYGGDALANILAGDANPSAKMPYTYPRNQAELTTYDYRVSEEMDKMEGAYDYDAVISVQWPFGYGLSYTNFEYTNFQVNNTSFTADDELLFSVNVTNHGTRAGKEVVMLFSRDLVASLTPEGRRLRTFKKVELQPGETKTVTLSIKGSDLAFVGSDGKWILEQGDFRIQSGNQTLSITCNKTHKWNTPNK from the coding sequence ATGATAATAAAAAGAATAATATTCTTTTTAGCATTGATCGCAACGACTGCCTGCTCTATGCAGGCAGCCGTCGTTGCAATTGCTAAAGATAGTCTAATAGAGCGAAAGGTAGAGAGCATCATTTCAAAAATGACACTTGACGAGAAAATAGGGCAAATGACAGAACTTGCTATTGACGTATTGGGAGATGTCGTCAATGGTGAATTTAAACTCAATGATGCCAAACTCCGAAAAGCCATTGCGGAATTCAAAGTAGGTTCTTTTCTCAATGCTCCGGGTCCTGTAGCACAAAGTAAAGAGAAATGGCAAGAGATCATCGGCCGGATACAAGCAATGTCCATGAAAGAAATCGGCATTCCGTGTATCTATGGGTTGGATCAAAATCATGGTACTACCTATACATTAGGTGGCACTCTATTTCCACAGAATATCAATATTGGCGCTTCGTTTAATTCCGAATTGGCATACGAATCCGCCCGTGTCACAGCTTACGAAACCCGTGCCAGCGATTGTCCGTGGACGTATTCGCCCACAGTCGACATGGCGCGTGACCCTCGATGGTCACGTGTTTGGGAAAATTACGGTGAAGATTGTTTAGTCAATTCAATCATGGGAGGCTCTGCCATCCGTGGTTTTCAGGGCAACGATCCAAATCATATTCCAGCCGATCGTATCGCTACATCAGTGAAACACTACCTGGGTTATAGCATGGCGCGCACTGGCAAAGATCGCACACCGGCTTATATCTCTATTTCCGACTTACGCGAAAAATGTTTTGCACCTTTTAAGGAATGCGTAGAAGCCGGAGCCTTGACCGTCATGGTCAACAGTGGTTCTATCAATGGAGTGCCCGTTCATGCAAACTATGAATTGCTCACCCAGTGGCTAAAAACTGATCTGGAGTGGGATGGCATGTTGATAACCGACTGGGCTGACATTAACAATCTCTACACACGAGAACATATAGCAGCCAATAAGAAAGAAGCCATACAGATAGCCATCAACGCAGGAATAGATATGGCGATGGAACCTTATGACCTCAATTACTGTTCCCTGCTAAAGGAACTTGTACAAGAAAACAAGGTACCGATGAGTCGTATTGATGATGCTGTTCGTCGAGTTCTCAGATTAAAATTTCGTTTGGGATTGTTTGAACGTCCTAACACCCAATCTGCAAAATATCCGCTTTTCGGCAGTAGTAAACACGCGGAGTTAGCACTTCACGTAGCAGAAGAGTCAGAAATCTTATTAAAAAACAAGGATAACATATTACCGCTTACACAAGGCAAAAAGCTTCTTGTAACCGGGCCTAATGCCAATTCCATGCGCTGCCTGAATGGTGGATGGAGCTATACATGGCAAGGAGATCTGGCCGATAGGTTTGCCGGCAAATACAACACCATTTACGAAGCGTTATGCAATAAATTCGGCTCTGGCAACGTTTGCCTGGAACAAGGAGTAACCTATAAACCCGAAGGGAAATATACAGAAGAAAATGAGCCGGAGATAGAAAAAGCGGTCAATGCCGCCCGTAATGTAGACATTATTATTGCTTGTATTGGCGAGAACTCCTATTGCGAAACACCCGGAAATCTCTCCGACCTTGCTATCTCAGCCAATCAAAGTAAATTGGTAAAAGCACTCGCCGCTACGGGAAAACCAGTCATATTGATACTAAATGGAGGCAGGCCTCGCATCATCAATGATATTGAGTCTCTGGCAAATGGTATCATAAACATCTTACTCCCGGGAAATTATGGTGGCGATGCATTGGCCAACATACTGGCTGGTGATGCAAATCCTAGTGCTAAAATGCCTTATACATATCCACGTAACCAAGCAGAACTTACCACGTATGATTATAGAGTAAGTGAGGAAATGGACAAAATGGAAGGAGCGTATGACTATGATGCAGTTATCTCAGTGCAATGGCCTTTTGGTTATGGCCTCAGCTACACTAACTTCGAATATACTAATTTCCAAGTAAATAATACCTCATTTACCGCAGATGATGAATTGCTATTTTCAGTAAATGTCACCAATCATGGAACACGTGCCGGAAAAGAAGTCGTCATGCTTTTCAGCCGTGATTTAGTAGCATCACTAACCCCGGAGGGCCGTAGATTACGCACCTTCAAGAAAGTGGAATTACAACCCGGTGAAACCAAAACTGTTACGCTATCCATTAAAGGCAGTGACTTGGCATTTGTCGGTAGCGATGGCAAATGGATACTAGAACAAGGAGATTTCCGCATACAAAGCGGCAATCAAACATTGAGCATTACGTGCAATAAAACGCACAAATGGAATACTCCCAATAAATAG
- a CDS encoding SusD/RagB family nutrient-binding outer membrane lipoprotein, giving the protein MKHYQSYITMILMACVMLFSACSDEYMENMNTDPSKPATIDPNAQLTTAELQTYGDLGMMEIYRNYIYAFNQHLMGCWNTTNYGGRHTQDNSEMGRIWTSSYPTAIKNITDAEYRTANDAEKVNINSALRIYKVYLMSIITDIYGDVPYSETGKGFLEEKYNPRYDTQEEIYNNFFLELSSAVASLDASKDKIKGDVIFNGDVVKWKKLANSLRLRFAMRISNVAPQKAQEEFEKAILDEGKIFESANDDALIKYMNISFSFGQDSYTDYRGNALSQLLFGNDPSNNPSYLCSTFFNQLHNTGDPRTFRIARFYYDGLMSSTSPDNRIDLTDEMIAKNITFQPRDPGAFSWEPWPTGYDSDILKDLAKNNPSISPSVARETEPKLANNFLKGNNPGVIMTFAEVKLLLAEAKLKGWNVGSESVNDLYKQGVRAAMNFLSDNYACAVVSDEEFNQFILNNGIGYTDEQKKESINTQAWILHFTNPAECWANVRRSGYPKLKSPKDYGFGQFLTGGPEIPVRLCYPTLESSYNKESYNEALGRMGGTDDWHTHVWWDKEMN; this is encoded by the coding sequence ATGAAACACTATCAATCATATATTACAATGATACTGATGGCATGTGTCATGCTCTTCTCTGCATGTAGCGATGAGTACATGGAAAACATGAATACCGATCCATCAAAGCCTGCCACGATAGATCCTAACGCACAGCTCACTACTGCAGAGTTACAAACTTATGGCGATCTCGGCATGATGGAGATTTATCGCAATTATATCTATGCATTCAATCAACACCTTATGGGATGTTGGAATACCACAAACTATGGCGGTCGTCATACACAGGACAATAGTGAAATGGGCCGTATTTGGACATCAAGCTACCCTACAGCCATTAAGAACATCACCGATGCTGAATATCGCACTGCCAATGACGCTGAAAAAGTGAATATAAACTCTGCATTACGCATCTATAAAGTTTATCTAATGTCAATTATTACTGACATCTACGGAGATGTGCCTTACAGTGAGACTGGTAAAGGTTTCCTCGAAGAGAAATACAACCCTCGCTATGACACGCAGGAGGAGATATACAACAATTTCTTCCTTGAACTAAGCTCCGCTGTAGCCAGTCTCGATGCCAGTAAAGATAAAATCAAAGGTGACGTAATCTTCAATGGAGATGTAGTAAAATGGAAAAAGTTAGCCAACTCACTTCGTTTACGCTTTGCCATGCGAATCTCTAACGTAGCTCCACAAAAAGCTCAAGAAGAATTTGAAAAAGCGATATTGGATGAGGGGAAAATCTTTGAAAGTGCCAATGATGACGCTCTAATCAAATACATGAATATATCATTCAGCTTTGGTCAGGACTCTTATACCGATTATCGCGGCAATGCTTTATCGCAATTGTTATTTGGTAACGACCCTTCCAATAACCCCAGTTATCTATGCTCTACCTTCTTCAATCAACTACATAACACAGGAGATCCACGCACTTTCAGGATTGCACGTTTCTATTACGACGGGCTCATGAGCTCCACAAGTCCCGACAATCGTATTGACCTGACTGATGAAATGATTGCTAAAAACATCACATTCCAGCCACGCGACCCGGGAGCTTTTTCTTGGGAACCATGGCCAACAGGTTATGATAGCGACATATTAAAAGATCTCGCTAAGAACAATCCTTCAATCAGCCCTAGTGTAGCCCGCGAGACCGAGCCCAAACTAGCTAATAATTTCCTAAAAGGCAACAATCCCGGTGTAATCATGACTTTTGCTGAAGTGAAATTATTATTGGCAGAGGCCAAATTGAAAGGATGGAACGTAGGAAGCGAATCTGTTAATGACCTTTATAAGCAAGGTGTGCGCGCAGCTATGAACTTCCTTAGCGACAATTATGCTTGTGCAGTAGTATCTGACGAAGAATTTAATCAGTTTATTCTGAACAATGGCATTGGCTATACCGACGAACAAAAAAAGGAATCTATCAACACTCAGGCATGGATTCTTCACTTCACCAACCCTGCCGAATGCTGGGCTAACGTACGTCGTTCAGGTTATCCAAAGCTAAAATCACCCAAGGATTATGGTTTCGGCCAATTTCTCACCGGTGGTCCTGAAATTCCCGTACGCCTCTGCTATCCTACACTTGAGTCTTCTTATAACAAGGAAAGCTACAATGAAGCATTGGGACGCATGGGTGGCACAGACGACTGGCACACACATGTATGGTGGGATAAAGAAATGAATTAA
- a CDS encoding excinuclease ABC subunit UvrA — translation MSKNEIIVKGARENNLKNISVKIPKKRITVFTGVSGSGKTSLVFDTIAAESQRLLNETYDSFIRHRLQQYGKPDVDSLENLAVAIIVNQKKIEGSARSTVGTITDIYSLLRLLFSRIGKPFVGHSTVFSFNNPQGMCSCCEGLGKTSIVDLDELIDKKRSLNEGAIRFPTFEIDGWRWTRYVYSGLFDNDKKIKDYTEEEWHNLVYANDLELTDPDPRFPKTGIYEGILPRFERSFFKKESKEIIGKNASRYKEVVKQGLCPECNGTRLNPQVLACKIEGKNIADCCNMQIDDLLEFIRILKDSSVTPLLDTIIKNLENLLAIGLGYLTLSRETSSLSGGESQRIKLIRHLGSSLTDLTYIFDEPSVGLHPNDVQQLNKLLIELRDKGNTILIIEHDPDVINIADHIVDMGIGAGKKGGNIVYEGDLEGLKKAETATGKYLNRKNQLKTKYRRASNYLLVKNNSLHNLRNISVQIPKDVLTVITGVAGSGKSSLAKSLTNQNKDIVVIDQSALRGSKRSNIATYTGILDVIRKLFTQQNRVKQSLFSNNSDGACPECKGLGIISTDLAFLDSVEVRCEHCNGSGFKPEVLKYKLKDKSITDIMAMTISEANTFFNEREITQPLNRLREVGLDYLTLGQPLNTFSGGERQRLKLATELGNKGNIYIFDEPTTGLHGSDISKIMKLFNKLVDDKNTIIIIEHNMDIISQADWIIDMGLGAGKDGGKIIFEGVPKDIIADKVSLTGKHLELYLHHG, via the coding sequence ATGAGCAAAAATGAAATTATAGTCAAGGGTGCAAGGGAGAATAATCTAAAAAACATCTCAGTCAAAATACCCAAAAAGAGGATAACCGTATTTACGGGAGTGTCAGGCTCTGGTAAGACTTCATTGGTCTTTGATACAATAGCAGCCGAATCGCAAAGACTGCTGAATGAAACTTACGATAGTTTTATCCGTCATCGATTGCAACAATATGGTAAACCGGATGTAGACAGTTTAGAGAACTTAGCAGTTGCAATTATTGTCAACCAAAAGAAGATAGAAGGGAGCGCTCGTTCAACGGTCGGTACTATAACAGATATTTATTCTCTTTTGAGATTGTTATTCTCCCGAATCGGGAAGCCTTTTGTTGGTCATTCCACCGTTTTCTCATTCAACAATCCTCAAGGGATGTGTTCCTGCTGCGAAGGTTTGGGAAAGACAAGTATTGTGGACTTGGATGAGTTGATAGACAAAAAACGCTCATTAAACGAAGGCGCAATCAGATTTCCCACGTTTGAAATCGACGGATGGCGTTGGACTCGCTATGTATATTCAGGGTTGTTTGATAATGACAAAAAGATAAAGGATTATACCGAAGAAGAGTGGCATAACCTTGTTTATGCAAATGATTTGGAGCTAACCGATCCTGATCCCCGATTCCCCAAAACAGGAATATACGAAGGCATTTTGCCACGTTTTGAACGCAGCTTTTTCAAGAAAGAATCGAAAGAAATTATAGGTAAAAACGCATCACGATACAAAGAAGTAGTCAAGCAAGGCCTCTGCCCGGAATGCAACGGAACTCGTCTGAATCCTCAAGTCTTAGCCTGCAAAATAGAAGGAAAGAATATTGCAGACTGTTGTAATATGCAAATTGATGATTTGCTTGAATTTATTAGAATATTGAAAGACAGTTCTGTTACCCCCTTATTGGATACAATCATTAAGAACCTTGAGAACTTATTGGCTATAGGCCTAGGTTATCTGACTTTAAGCAGGGAAACATCTTCATTGTCGGGTGGAGAATCACAACGAATAAAACTTATCCGGCATCTGGGTAGCAGTCTGACAGACCTTACTTATATATTCGATGAACCTAGTGTCGGATTACATCCGAACGATGTGCAACAACTAAACAAACTACTGATCGAACTACGAGATAAAGGCAATACCATTTTAATTATAGAACACGATCCGGATGTGATAAATATTGCCGACCACATTGTTGATATGGGAATCGGTGCAGGGAAAAAAGGCGGGAATATTGTTTATGAAGGAGATCTTGAAGGATTGAAGAAAGCGGAAACAGCTACAGGAAAATATCTCAATCGCAAAAATCAACTTAAAACTAAATACAGAAGAGCATCAAACTATCTGCTAGTAAAGAACAACTCACTTCATAATTTAAGAAACATCTCAGTACAGATACCAAAAGACGTATTAACGGTTATTACAGGGGTGGCAGGTTCAGGAAAAAGTTCACTAGCAAAGTCGTTAACCAATCAAAACAAAGACATTGTCGTAATAGATCAAAGCGCTTTGCGAGGTAGCAAAAGGTCGAATATCGCAACATATACAGGAATACTCGATGTAATAAGGAAGCTATTTACGCAACAAAATAGGGTAAAACAGTCACTATTCAGTAATAATTCGGATGGCGCTTGTCCCGAATGCAAAGGCTTGGGGATTATATCTACTGACCTCGCCTTTTTAGATTCAGTGGAAGTACGTTGCGAGCATTGCAACGGCAGTGGGTTTAAGCCCGAAGTCTTAAAATACAAGCTGAAAGACAAAAGTATTACCGATATTATGGCAATGACCATTAGCGAAGCGAATACTTTTTTCAATGAACGGGAAATAACGCAGCCACTCAATCGACTTCGTGAAGTTGGCTTAGATTATTTGACACTGGGGCAACCATTAAATACATTTTCAGGTGGCGAACGTCAACGTCTCAAACTGGCAACCGAATTGGGAAATAAAGGGAACATATATATATTTGATGAACCAACCACAGGGCTTCACGGCTCAGATATATCCAAAATTATGAAACTTTTCAACAAGTTAGTCGACGATAAGAACACAATTATTATCATTGAGCATAACATGGATATTATCAGCCAAGCCGACTGGATCATAGATATGGGGCTTGGTGCAGGTAAGGATGGTGGAAAAATCATATTCGAAGGAGTCCCAAAAGATATTATAGCAGACAAAGTATCCTTGACAGGTAAGCATTTGGAACTGTATTTGCATCACGGATAA
- a CDS encoding Gfo/Idh/MocA family oxidoreductase — translation MIQINTALLSFGMSGRVFHAPFLHLHEGFHLTGAWERSQKKIREIYPDVQSYDSLEAILKDDSIDLVIVNTPTYTHFDYASQALQAGKNVVVEKAFTTTVAEAETLKALAMQHHKQIAVFQNRRWDSDFQTVKQVIDSRILGELNEMEIHYERYNMQLSPKKHKEDPNAGAGILKDLGPHAIDQALYLFGMPQAVFADVRITRPTSLVDDYFDILLYYPSFRVRVKGGYIVKEPLPAYIIHGTKGSFLKSRADVQEANLQKGLSPNIASWGTEPESEKGLINYEKNGTTIRTKIQTLQGNYMEFYNGVYSALTQNSPMPVTVDDGIRVMRIIESAFRSSKEKRVIEL, via the coding sequence ATGATACAAATAAATACAGCCTTACTCTCTTTCGGAATGAGCGGAAGGGTATTTCATGCACCCTTCCTTCATTTGCATGAAGGATTTCACCTAACAGGTGCATGGGAAAGAAGTCAAAAGAAAATTAGAGAAATCTATCCTGATGTTCAATCTTACGATTCATTGGAAGCGATACTGAAGGATGATTCCATCGATCTTGTGATAGTAAACACACCCACTTATACTCATTTCGACTACGCTTCCCAAGCTTTACAGGCAGGAAAAAATGTAGTGGTGGAGAAAGCCTTTACCACAACAGTAGCCGAGGCTGAAACTTTGAAAGCTCTGGCCATGCAACATCATAAGCAAATTGCAGTCTTTCAGAACCGTCGTTGGGATAGTGACTTTCAAACAGTTAAACAAGTGATTGACAGTAGAATTCTTGGTGAACTAAATGAAATGGAGATACATTATGAGCGCTATAATATGCAATTGAGCCCGAAGAAACATAAAGAAGATCCAAATGCTGGTGCTGGTATCCTGAAAGATCTGGGACCACACGCTATTGATCAAGCTCTGTATCTTTTCGGAATGCCACAAGCTGTATTTGCCGATGTACGCATTACCCGGCCTACTTCGCTGGTAGACGACTATTTCGATATTCTTCTTTACTACCCTAGCTTCAGAGTCCGGGTGAAAGGAGGATACATTGTGAAAGAACCTCTGCCTGCCTACATTATTCACGGGACAAAAGGTTCTTTCTTAAAATCACGTGCAGACGTGCAAGAAGCCAATCTTCAAAAAGGACTTTCACCTAATATTGCCTCTTGGGGAACAGAACCAGAATCCGAAAAAGGGCTAATCAATTATGAAAAAAACGGGACGACCATCCGGACTAAGATCCAAACTTTGCAAGGCAACTATATGGAATTCTACAATGGCGTTTATTCCGCTTTGACGCAAAATAGCCCAATGCCTGTTACTGTAGATGATGGAATACGAGTGATGAGAATTATTGAATCTGCCTTCAGGAGCAGTAAAGAGAAAAGAGTGATAGAATTATAA